Proteins encoded together in one Rhinopithecus roxellana isolate Shanxi Qingling chromosome 3, ASM756505v1, whole genome shotgun sequence window:
- the PROB1 gene encoding LOW QUALITY PROTEIN: proline-rich basic protein 1 (The sequence of the model RefSeq protein was modified relative to this genomic sequence to represent the inferred CDS: inserted 1 base in 1 codon), translating to MLTALAPPALPGIPRQLPAAPARRQDSSGSSGSYYTAPGSPEPPDVGPDAEGPANWPWVAPGRGAGAQPRLSVSAQNSRQRHGPGSGFSRGQGSGPRPPQPQLRTLPSGEMEVIFGVGPLFGCSGAENREAQQQLTEPAFISPLPPGPASPAPVPRQSQAPDGGSRWATYLELRPRGPSPAAPAQFECVEVALEERAAPARPRTVPKRQIELRPRPQSPPRAAGAPRPRLLLRTGSLDESLGRLQAAAGFVQTALARKLSPEAPAASSATFRPTGLPEPATRETARSTRVVLEKTKSRPLRVQDNSAPAKAPRPWPSLRERAIRRDKPAPGTEPLGPVSSSIFLQSEEKIQEARKTRFPQEAPDRTVQRARSPPFECRVPSEVPSRAVRPRSPSPPWQAPNGAVRGPRCPSPQNLSPWDRTTRRVSSPSFPEASSAWENQNLAVEETVSRRSSSPPIRSQWNQCVAGERSPSLEAPSRWEIPHSAVGDAVEPGRSPSPPAFFPWEAPDRPIGTWGPSPQETWDPMGPGASIVFTQEAQNGLTQEELAPPTPSPPGTPEPTEMQSPSTREIPDLAFGGSQPSPEVAAPEPPGSHLVGTLDADKCPEVLGPGEAASGRPRVAIPRPRDVRKLVKTTYAPGFPAGAPGSRLPAPPADPCGEEGGESKTQEPPALGPPVPAHYTSVFIKDFLPVVPHPYEPPEPSFDTVPQDASQPNGVMRRRAENSTAKPFKRTEIRLPGALALGRRPEVTSGVRARGPGGKNRDAEAQRLVPDGKGRTSPLGGARSSSQRCPVGPAGVRSPRPSSPQVHASPSPGIAPKPKTPPTAPEPPAAVQAPLPLESLASAGRTAPAQPRAASAPPTDRSPQSPSXGVRKPPGAAPRGKVLVDPESGRYYFVEAPRQPRLRVLFDPESGQYVEVLLPPSSPGPPHRVYTPLALGLGLYPPAYGPISSLSLPPSPGPQALGNPQLPWVSEAGPLDGTYYLPVSGTPSPAPPLLFCAPPSSSVPTQPGKGSLFPL from the exons ATGCTGACAGCGCTCGCCCCGCCAGCCTTGCCTGGGATCCCGAGGCAGCTGCCCGCGGCCCCCGCGCGGCGCCAGGACTCCTCTGGTTCGTCAGGCTCCTACTACACGGCTCCGGGTTCTCCGGAGCCCCCGGACGTTGGGCCGGACGCGGAAGGCCCAGCGAATTGGCCCTGGGTGGCCCCTGGGCGGGGGGCGGGTGCCCAGCCTCGCCTGTCCGTCAGCGCCCAGAATAGCCGCCAGCGGCACGGGCCCGGCTCGGGTTTCTCGCGAGGCCAGGGCTCCGGCCCACGGccaccccagccccagctgcGCACGCTGCCGTCGGGGGAGATGGAAGTCATCTTCGGCGTCGGGCCCTTGTTTGGCTGCTCCGGTGCAGAGAATCGCGAGGCACAACAACAGCTCACGGAGCCGGCCTTCATTAGTCCTTTGCCGCCGGGGCCAGCATCTCCCGCTCCTGTCCCACGTCAGTCCCAGGCCCCAGATGGTGGCTCCCGCTGGGCCACCTACCTAGAGCTGCGGCCCCGTGGGCCAAGTCCTGCCGCCCCAGCGCAGTTCGAGTGTGTGGAAGTGGCTCTGGAGGAGCGCGCCGCACCCGCCAGGCCCCGGACGGTGCCCAAGCGTCAGATCGAGCTGCGCCCCCGGCCCCAGAGTCCCCCGCGGGCGGCCGGCGCGCCGCGCCCCCGGCTGCTTCTGCGCACCGGCTCCCTGGACGAGTCGCTGGGCCGCCTGCAGGCCGCCGCGGGCTTCGTGCAGACGGCGCTGGCCAGAAAACTGAGTCCCGAGGCCCCGGCCGCGAGCAGCGCCACCTTCAGGCCCACGGGGCTGCCGGAACCTGCGACCCGGGAAACGGCCCGCAGCACCCGCGTGGTCCTGGAGAAGACTAAGTCTCGGCCACTTCGCGTACAAGATAATTCGGCCCCCGCCAAAGCCCCGAGGCCGTGGCCCAGCCTCCGCGAGCGAGCGATTCGGCGCGACAAGCCTGCGCCCGGGACGGAGCCGCTGGGTCCTGTTAGCTCTAGCATCTTCCTTCAGTCAGAGGAGAAGATCCAGGAGGCGCGGAAGACTCGGTTCCCGCAAGAGGCGCCGGATCGAACTGTCCAGAGGGCACGGAGTCCGCCTTTTGAATGTAGGGTCCCCTCGGAGGTTCCGAGTAGGGCTGTGAGGCCAAGGAGCCCGTCCCCGCCGTGGCAGGCTCCAAATGGGGCTGTACGGGGTCCTCGCTGCCCGTCGCCCCAGAACTTGTCCCCGTGGGATCGGACTACTCGGAGGGTGAGTAGCCCATCGTTCCCTGAAGCCTCCTCCGCGTGGGAAAATCAGAATCTTGCCGTCGAGGAAACTGTCAGCAGGAGAAGCTCTTCCCCTCCGATCCGTTCCCAGTGGAATCAGTGTGTTGCCGGGGAAAGGAGCCCGTCCCTCGAAGCCCCTTCCCGGTGGGAGATTCCACATTCGGCAGTCGGGGATGCGGTGGAACCAGGTAGGAGCCCGTCCCCGCCGGCCTTCTTCCCGTGGGAGGCTCCAGATCGTCCTATTGGAACTTGGGGCCCATCTCCCCAAGAGACGTGGGACCCCATGGGGCCAGGCGCATCGATAGTATTTACTCAGGAAGCTCAGAATGGGTTAACTCAGGAGGAGTTGGCACCGCCTACACCGTCCCCACCCGGGACTCCAGAACCAACAGAGATGCAGAGTCCATCCACGCGGGAGATTCCGGATCTTGCCTTTGGAGGGAGTCAGCCGTCCCCAGAGGTGGCAGCACCCGAGCCGCCCGGCAGCCACCTTGTCGGCACCCTGGACGCCGATAAGTGCCCGGAAGTCTTGGGTCCTGGAGAGGCGGCCTCGGGACGTCCGCGCGTGGCCATTCCGCGGCCTCGAGACGTGCGCAAGTTGGTGAAGACCACGTACGCGCCAGGCTTCCCGGCAGGAGCCCCAGGCTCAAGGCTACCTGCGCCTCCTGCCGACCCCTGCGGGGAGGAGGGCGGCGAATCCAAGACGCAAGAGCCTCCGGCACTGGGGCCCCCGGTCCCGGCTCACTACACTTCCGTTTTCATCAAGGATTTTCTACCGGTCGTGCCGCACCCCTACGAGCCTCCAGAACCGTCCTTCGACACGGTCCCCCAGGACGCCTCACAGCCCAACGGGGTCATGCGGCGGAGGGCAGAGAACAGCACAGCAAAGCCCTTCAAGCGCAcagagatccgcctgcctggggCCCTGGCCTTGGGTCGCCGGCCCGAGGTAACCTCGGGAGTGCGAGCGCGCGGCCCTGGAGGAAAGAACAGGGATGCAGAGGCCCAGCGCCTTGTCCCCGACGGGAAGGGTCGGACCAGCCCTCTAGGCGGCGCCCGCAGCTCATCCCAGCGCTGCCCCGTAGGGCCAGCAGGAGTCCGATCGCCCCGCCCCAGCTCCCCTCAGGTGCACGCCAGCCCGAGCCCTGGGATAGCACCCAAACCGAAGACACCTCCTACGGCCCCCGAGCCCCCGGCTGCCGTCCAGGCGCCACTCCCGCTGGAGTCCCTGGCGTCGGCGGGCAGGACGGCCCCTGCCCAGCCCCGCGCTGCCTCGGCGCCTCCCACAGACCGGTCCCCGCAAAGCCCCT CAGGAGTGCGCAAGCCGCCCGGGGCCGCGCCCCGGGGGAAGGTCTTGGTGGACCCCGAGAGCGGCCGCTACTACTTCGTGGAGGCGCCGCGTCAGCCTCGGCTGCGGGTGCTCTTCGACCCCGAGAGTGGGCAGTACGTGGAGGTGCTGCTGCCGCCCTCGTCCCCTGGGCCGCCCCACCGCGTCTACACCCCTCTGGCCCTGGGCCTCGGCCTCTACCCGCCCGCCTATGGGCCTATATCCAGCCTCTCCCTGCCACCGTCCCCGGGCCCACAGGCTCTCGGCAACCCCCAGCTACCCTGGGTCTCTGAGGCAGGGCCCCTGGACGGGACCTACTACCTGCCAGTGAGCGGGACCCCCAGCCCCGCACCTCCTCTGCTCTTCTGTGCGCCGCCCTCCAGCTCAGTGCCCACCCAGCCCGGCAAGGGTTCCTTGTTCCCACTGTGA
- the MZB1 gene encoding LOW QUALITY PROTEIN: marginal zone B- and B1-cell-specific protein (The sequence of the model RefSeq protein was modified relative to this genomic sequence to represent the inferred CDS: deleted 1 base in 1 codon), which produces MRLSLPLLLLLGAWAIPGGLGDRTPLTATAPQLDDEEMYSAHMPTHLRCDACRAVAYQMWQNLAKAETKLHTPNFGGRRELSESVYTDVLDRSCSRNWQDYGVREVDQVKRLTGPGLSEGPEPSISVMVTGGPWPTRLSRTCLHYLGEFGEDQIYEAHQQGQGALESLLCGGPQGACSEKVSATREEL; this is translated from the exons ATGAGGCTGTCACTaccattgctgctgctgctgggagcCTGGGCCATCCCAGGGGGCCTTGGGGACAGG ACCCCACTCACAGCCACAGCCCCACAACTGGACGATGAGGAGATGTACTCAGCCCATATGCCCACTCACCTGCGTTGTGATGCCTGCAGAGCTGTGGCTTACCAG ATGTGGCAAAATCTGGCAAAAGCAGAGACCAAACTTCATACCCCAAACTTTGGGGGGCGGCGGGAGCTGAGCGAGTCGGTCTACACGGATGTCCTGGACCGGAGCTGCTCCCGGAACTGGCAGGA CTATGGAGTTCGAGAAGTGGACCAAGTGAAACGTCTCACAGGCCCAGGACTTAGTGAGGGGCCAGAGCCAAGCATCAGCGTGATGGTCACAGGAGGCCCCTGGCCTACCAG GCTCTCCAGGACATGTTTGCACTACTTGGGGGAGTTTGGAGAAGACCAGATCTATGAAGCCCACCAACAAGGCCAAGGGGCTCTGGAGTCATTGCTGTGTGGGGGACCACAAGGGGCCTGCTCAGAGAAAGTGTCAGCCACAAGAGAAGAGCTCTAG